From Lysinibacillus sp. SGAir0095, the proteins below share one genomic window:
- a CDS encoding SprT family protein: MTDQDLQLLVEELSLKHFAVPFLHQAYFNSRLRTTGGRYLLKSHNIEFNKKFYEIFGLEELRGIILHELCHYHLHIRGRGYKHRDADFRALLKKVGAPRFCSTIEENKKQTSTKTYIYECVDCKQSYPRKRRMNVNKYRCGKCRGRLIERKAD; the protein is encoded by the coding sequence GTGACGGATCAAGATCTTCAATTGTTAGTAGAGGAATTATCTTTAAAGCATTTTGCTGTACCATTTTTACATCAAGCTTATTTTAATAGTAGATTACGGACAACTGGAGGGCGTTACCTACTAAAGAGCCATAATATCGAATTCAATAAAAAATTCTATGAAATTTTTGGTTTAGAAGAATTGCGTGGAATTATCCTTCATGAACTGTGCCATTATCATCTTCATATAAGAGGTAGGGGCTATAAACATCGCGATGCAGATTTTCGAGCGTTGCTAAAAAAAGTAGGGGCACCTCGATTTTGTTCTACAATCGAAGAAAACAAGAAACAGACGAGTACTAAAACATACATATATGAATGTGTTGATTGTAAACAGAGTTATCCCCGTAAGAGAAGAATGAACGTGAACAAATATCGATGTGGTAAATGTCGAGGTCGGTTAATAGAAAGAAAAGCAGATTAA
- a CDS encoding Tex family protein, producing MIATDALVKPHQVEAVIKLLEDGNTVPFIARYRKEATGSLDEVQIKTIEDRYHYIQQLEQRKEEVIRLIDEQGKLTEELQVSIQAATVLQRVEDLYRPYKQKRRTKATIAKEKGLEPLADELMKFAKEDIEKVALSFLDTEKSVETVEDALTGAKDILAERFADDAQVRDQIRKLSWREGKVAASVKDAEKDEKKVFEMYYEYEEPVKYIVPHRTLALNRGEKEDILKVSIHVPLDRVLQIMEKAWVPYNSSSSAVSQVREAIEDGYKRLIQPSIERELRSELTEKAEEQAIHIFAENLKSLLLQPPMRGKMVLGVDPAYRTGCKLAVVDETGKMLEVTAIYPHPPKPDVAKSKAVMKALLGKYPISIVAIGNGTASRETEQFVADVLKEVEQDIAYVIVNEAGASVYSASEVARNEFPDLQVEQRSAVSIARRLQDPLSELVKIEPKAVGVGQYQHDVSQKKLAESLTFIVETAVNQVGVDVNTASASLLQYVSGLSKTVAENIVNARSDSGKFSSRAQLKKIPRLGAKTYEQAIGFLRIAEAKNPLDATGIHPESYKLAEEILANVGLSKKDVGSRKCEEALTVMDVKALSDQLIVGEVTVKDIVDTLMKPTRDPRDAFPQPLLKTDVLKMEDLQVGMELQGTVRNVVDFGAFVDIGVKQDGLVHISKLQKRRIKHPLEVVSLGDIVTVWVDKVEVNKGRIALTMIAPEKQVELIQ from the coding sequence ATGATTGCAACTGATGCATTGGTTAAACCGCATCAAGTTGAAGCAGTTATAAAATTATTAGAAGATGGAAATACAGTTCCCTTTATTGCGCGTTACCGTAAAGAAGCAACCGGTTCGTTAGATGAGGTACAAATAAAAACGATTGAAGATCGATATCACTACATACAGCAATTAGAACAACGTAAAGAAGAGGTTATTCGTCTAATCGATGAACAAGGAAAACTAACAGAGGAATTGCAAGTATCAATTCAAGCGGCTACAGTCTTACAGCGTGTAGAAGATTTATATAGACCGTATAAGCAAAAACGACGTACGAAAGCGACGATTGCAAAAGAAAAAGGGTTAGAACCACTAGCCGATGAATTAATGAAATTTGCAAAAGAAGACATTGAAAAAGTTGCTCTTTCATTCCTAGATACAGAAAAAAGTGTCGAGACAGTAGAAGATGCTTTAACTGGAGCAAAGGATATATTAGCTGAAAGATTTGCAGATGACGCACAAGTTCGTGATCAAATAAGAAAGCTTTCCTGGAGGGAAGGGAAAGTTGCTGCTTCTGTGAAAGATGCCGAGAAAGATGAGAAAAAAGTCTTTGAAATGTACTACGAGTATGAAGAACCTGTAAAGTATATTGTGCCTCATAGAACGTTGGCCCTTAATCGAGGTGAGAAAGAAGATATTCTGAAAGTATCTATTCATGTTCCTTTGGACAGAGTACTTCAAATTATGGAAAAGGCTTGGGTTCCCTATAATTCTTCTTCATCTGCCGTTTCACAAGTAAGGGAAGCGATTGAAGATGGGTACAAGCGATTAATTCAACCTTCTATCGAACGTGAATTGCGTAGTGAATTAACAGAAAAAGCAGAAGAACAGGCAATTCATATCTTCGCAGAAAATTTGAAAAGCCTTTTATTACAGCCACCAATGCGAGGGAAAATGGTTTTAGGTGTCGATCCAGCTTATCGAACAGGTTGTAAATTAGCAGTGGTAGACGAGACAGGTAAAATGCTGGAAGTAACAGCAATTTACCCACATCCCCCTAAACCAGATGTAGCGAAATCGAAAGCTGTCATGAAAGCTTTATTAGGCAAATATCCAATTTCAATTGTTGCAATCGGAAACGGAACAGCTTCTCGAGAAACGGAGCAGTTTGTTGCTGACGTGCTAAAAGAAGTTGAGCAGGATATTGCTTATGTAATCGTAAATGAAGCTGGAGCATCCGTTTATTCAGCTTCCGAAGTTGCTCGTAACGAGTTCCCAGACTTGCAAGTAGAGCAAAGAAGTGCGGTTTCAATCGCTCGACGGTTACAAGATCCGTTATCAGAACTTGTTAAAATAGAGCCAAAAGCAGTTGGGGTTGGCCAATACCAACATGACGTATCACAAAAGAAATTAGCAGAGTCATTAACATTTATAGTAGAAACAGCAGTTAACCAGGTAGGGGTGGACGTAAATACTGCATCAGCCTCTCTTCTTCAATATGTATCTGGTCTATCGAAAACTGTAGCGGAAAATATCGTAAATGCTCGTAGTGATAGTGGGAAGTTCTCATCACGAGCACAACTAAAGAAAATCCCTCGTTTAGGTGCTAAAACATATGAACAAGCAATTGGTTTCTTGCGAATAGCGGAAGCAAAGAATCCACTTGATGCAACCGGAATTCATCCGGAAAGCTACAAATTAGCTGAGGAAATATTGGCAAATGTAGGTTTATCCAAGAAGGATGTCGGTTCCAGAAAATGTGAGGAAGCCCTTACTGTGATGGATGTTAAAGCTTTAAGTGACCAGCTTATTGTCGGTGAAGTAACGGTGAAGGATATTGTCGATACATTAATGAAGCCAACACGAGATCCACGAGACGCTTTCCCACAACCATTATTAAAAACAGATGTATTAAAGATGGAAGATTTACAGGTAGGGATGGAACTACAAGGAACAGTCCGGAATGTAGTCGATTTTGGTGCATTTGTGGATATAGGGGTAAAACAAGACGGATTAGTCCATATTTCGAAACTACAAAAACGTCGTATCAAACATCCTTTGGAGGTTGTCTCCTTAGGGGATATTGTAACGGTATGGGTTGACAAAGTAGAAGTAAACAAAGGTCGTATAGCTTTGACTATGATAGCCCCTGAGAAACAGGTCGAATTAATTCAATAA
- the sigB gene encoding RNA polymerase sigma factor SigB, whose protein sequence is MSSQSPDNRKSAEEILKWIQEYQQSEAQEALDRLVIHYNNLVESIARKYSYGKTNYEDIVQVGMIGLLGAIRRFDTSLGRSFEAFAVPTVVGEIKRYLRDKTWDVHVPRRIKELGPKIKTAAEFLTTKLQYSPSIQEIAEYLEVEEEDVLEAMEMSKSYHALSMDHSIDADSEGGTVTLMDVVGKEDDGFERTNRRIVVSEAMETLDEREKEILKLTYYDQLSQKEAGEMLGISQMHVSRLQRKAIKKLQQVITADGVV, encoded by the coding sequence ATGTCCAGTCAATCACCAGATAATCGTAAATCTGCTGAAGAAATTCTAAAGTGGATACAAGAATATCAACAATCAGAAGCACAAGAGGCTTTAGATCGTTTAGTCATTCATTACAATAATTTAGTAGAATCCATTGCTAGGAAATATTCTTATGGTAAAACAAATTACGAGGATATAGTACAAGTGGGGATGATTGGATTGCTTGGGGCAATCCGACGTTTTGATACGTCTTTGGGCAGAAGCTTTGAAGCTTTTGCTGTTCCGACTGTCGTGGGAGAAATCAAACGATATTTACGTGACAAAACGTGGGATGTACATGTACCTCGACGGATTAAAGAGCTTGGCCCGAAAATTAAAACGGCAGCTGAATTTCTAACAACCAAGCTACAATACTCTCCTTCAATCCAAGAAATCGCAGAGTATCTGGAAGTGGAAGAAGAAGATGTTCTAGAGGCAATGGAAATGAGCAAGAGCTACCATGCCCTATCAATGGATCATTCCATTGATGCTGACTCTGAAGGTGGTACCGTCACCTTGATGGATGTAGTTGGGAAAGAAGATGATGGATTCGAAAGGACAAATCGTCGAATCGTTGTGTCAGAGGCAATGGAAACCCTGGATGAACGTGAAAAAGAGATTCTCAAATTAACTTATTATGATCAATTAAGCCAAAAGGAAGCCGGAGAAATGCTCGGGATTTCTCAGATGCATGTATCACGACTTCAAAGAAAGGCTATTAAAAAACTGCAGCAAGTTATTACTGCGGATGGTGTAGTGTAG
- the rsbW gene encoding anti-sigma B factor RsbW: MRAFDYIEIRVPAKPQYVSVIRLTVSGLASRVGFSYDEIEDMKIAVSEAVTNVVQHAYGSHEDGEIVIGVALYADKIEVMVSDYGHSFNFEEVKSQIGPYQEDESVELLREGGLGLYLMETLMDEVRVNNNEGGVTVFMTKYVTREQVKENVQSITR, from the coding sequence ATGCGAGCATTTGACTACATTGAAATTCGAGTTCCTGCAAAGCCACAGTACGTTAGTGTAATAAGATTAACTGTTTCTGGATTAGCTTCTCGCGTTGGATTTTCCTATGATGAAATCGAAGATATGAAAATCGCCGTTAGTGAAGCAGTGACAAATGTAGTACAGCATGCTTATGGTAGTCATGAGGATGGGGAAATTGTCATTGGCGTTGCTTTATATGCAGATAAAATCGAGGTCATGGTGTCGGATTATGGACATAGCTTTAACTTTGAAGAGGTTAAATCACAAATTGGTCCATACCAAGAAGATGAAAGTGTTGAATTATTAAGAGAAGGCGGACTTGGGCTTTACTTAATGGAGACATTAATGGACGAGGTCAGAGTGAACAATAATGAAGGTGGAGTCACTGTTTTCATGACAAAATATGTCACGAGAGAGCAGGTGAAGGAAAATGTCCAGTCAATCACCAGATAA
- a CDS encoding STAS domain-containing protein: MNVNVQFREDGDLLLGFIEGEIDTYTAPILRDELEMIHLSEGLVVELDLSNVNYMDSTGLGVFVAFYKKIVKENATLKLVNLSARLTRLFDITGLSELMEIEKGGTTNASI, encoded by the coding sequence ATGAATGTAAATGTTCAATTCCGAGAAGATGGCGATTTACTGTTAGGGTTTATCGAAGGTGAAATTGATACGTATACAGCGCCAATTTTAAGAGACGAGCTAGAGATGATTCATCTGTCAGAGGGCTTAGTCGTTGAATTGGATTTATCGAATGTAAATTATATGGACAGTACAGGGTTAGGAGTATTTGTTGCTTTTTATAAAAAAATTGTAAAAGAAAATGCTACTTTAAAATTAGTAAACCTGTCTGCGAGATTAACAAGGTTATTTGATATTACAGGACTTAGTGAATTAATGGAAATAGAAAAAGGTGGGACAACCAATGCGAGCATTTGA
- a CDS encoding PP2C family protein-serine/threonine phosphatase has protein sequence MEQIRKQYKKILSDYIGNQSENELYIGQNFIKRMIQKNVTPEEVISIHKQALEEIYDDLPDSVLHGYDFLIEVMVHFGLKVQEHQALLAKQEELRIEMDIAAKIQNLLLETEIPNPRSVDIGMLSIPLRKMNGDYVHFMHDDERYLGVAVTDVVGKGVPAALCMSMVKYGLDTLEYAKSNPSYVLEVLNRIIEKSIDDSMFVSLCYIRYNLKTDVLTWSSAGHEPSLYYNAENQEFYDLESKGLLLGILPEAKYTQQDIELKDGDFVIVMTDGVTDFRNKEEFDTREIIKELALANIPHCTAQEVCELIHSELQKLHDYKLEDDFTILIIKK, from the coding sequence TTGGAGCAGATAAGAAAACAATATAAAAAAATCTTATCGGACTATATTGGCAACCAGAGTGAAAATGAATTATATATTGGCCAAAATTTTATTAAACGAATGATTCAAAAAAATGTAACACCAGAAGAGGTTATTAGTATTCACAAACAAGCGCTTGAAGAAATTTATGATGATTTACCGGATTCAGTATTGCATGGTTATGATTTTTTAATAGAGGTAATGGTGCATTTTGGATTAAAGGTTCAAGAACACCAGGCTTTATTAGCAAAACAAGAAGAATTGCGTATTGAGATGGATATCGCAGCAAAAATTCAAAATCTATTATTAGAGACAGAAATACCAAACCCACGCTCGGTTGATATCGGAATGCTATCAATTCCTCTCAGAAAAATGAATGGAGACTATGTTCATTTCATGCATGACGATGAACGTTATTTAGGCGTTGCCGTTACTGACGTAGTTGGTAAAGGGGTTCCAGCTGCCCTTTGTATGTCAATGGTGAAGTATGGGTTGGACACTCTGGAATACGCAAAGAGTAATCCTTCCTATGTTCTTGAAGTACTAAATAGAATTATTGAAAAAAGCATAGATGATAGCATGTTTGTTTCATTATGCTATATACGCTATAACTTAAAAACAGACGTACTTACATGGAGTTCGGCTGGTCATGAACCATCTCTATATTACAATGCGGAAAATCAAGAATTCTACGATTTGGAATCAAAGGGCTTGTTGCTTGGCATCTTACCTGAAGCGAAATATACACAACAGGATATTGAATTAAAAGACGGCGATTTCGTGATTGTGATGACTGATGGTGTAACTGATTTCCGAAACAAAGAGGAATTTGACACACGCGAAATTATTAAAGAGCTTGCTCTGGCTAACATTCCTCATTGTACTGCTCAAGAGGTATGTGAGCTAATTCATAGTGAATTACAAAAACTTCATGATTATAAATTGGAAGATGATTTCACAATATTGATCATAAAAAAATAA
- a CDS encoding anti-sigma regulatory factor, whose translation MREAKIVEIVTELDIVTARKLGRDEAKEIGFSDVDQSRITTAIGELAKNILLYARAGKIVIEEIEEDDMRGISISSIDKGQGMTEVHKILEDDYATSSTGGGLPAVKRLVDSIDIQSEVGKGTFVKVVKWLS comes from the coding sequence ATGAGAGAAGCGAAAATAGTTGAGATAGTGACAGAGTTAGATATTGTAACTGCACGAAAGCTAGGACGAGATGAGGCAAAGGAGATTGGGTTCAGTGATGTGGACCAATCCCGAATTACAACTGCTATTGGTGAACTCGCCAAAAATATATTACTATATGCCCGTGCTGGGAAAATTGTGATTGAGGAAATAGAGGAAGATGATATGAGAGGAATTTCCATTTCATCGATTGATAAAGGACAAGGGATGACAGAGGTCCATAAAATACTAGAAGATGACTATGCAACAAGCAGTACTGGTGGAGGTCTTCCAGCTGTTAAGAGACTTGTAGATTCAATTGATATTCAATCTGAGGTAGGCAAGGGGACTTTTGTTAAAGTTGTGAAATGGCTAAGTTAG
- a CDS encoding type II toxin-antitoxin system PemK/MazF family toxin produces the protein MIVKRGDVFFADLSPVVGSEQGGTRPVLILQNDIGNRFSPTVIIAAITAQIQKAKLPTHVEIDAKKYGFERNSVILLEQLRTIDKSRLTDRITQLDDELMEKVDVALEISLGLMKF, from the coding sequence TTGATTGTGAAACGAGGGGACGTGTTTTTTGCAGATCTCTCACCAGTTGTGGGATCTGAACAAGGCGGTACGAGGCCCGTATTAATCCTTCAAAACGATATAGGTAATCGGTTTAGTCCAACTGTAATCATCGCTGCGATTACTGCGCAAATTCAAAAAGCAAAATTGCCGACTCATGTCGAAATTGATGCTAAAAAGTATGGTTTCGAAAGAAATTCGGTAATTTTGCTTGAACAATTGCGTACGATAGATAAATCTAGGTTGACAGATCGTATAACCCAATTAGATGATGAACTTATGGAAAAAGTGGACGTTGCACTTGAAATAAGTCTAGGATTAATGAAATTTTAA
- the alr gene encoding alanine racemase, protein MQNIEHFRPTKAIINLDAIKENVSHLKEYLQTGVQIMAVVKANAYGHGDVEVAAVAIESGATILAVATPDEALRIRKAFPNIDILILGYTPASFATLAANENITLTVFSFDWVQQVRELTLSHPLKLHIKIDTGMGRIGVTRIEDLQNLYNAIVSSEKLLVDGIFTHFATADEEDVAYFNHQVAKFEEFISSLPEKPRLVHAANTATMLTKDQALQYDAVRFGISMYGLAPSAYVKTKLPFPLQPAFSLETELIEVKKVQAGQSIGYGATFTASEPSYIGTIPIGYADGLIRKYSGQHVLIDGVRVPIIGRICMDQCMLLLPTAYNIGKKVTLIGEQEDEEITIDEWALKGDTINYEVPCIITSRVPRIYYKK, encoded by the coding sequence ATGCAAAACATAGAGCACTTCCGTCCAACCAAAGCCATCATTAATTTAGATGCTATAAAAGAAAATGTTAGTCACTTAAAAGAATATTTACAAACTGGAGTTCAAATTATGGCTGTAGTGAAGGCGAATGCTTACGGACATGGGGATGTTGAAGTTGCTGCGGTAGCAATTGAATCTGGTGCAACAATACTAGCGGTAGCGACCCCAGATGAAGCACTCCGTATCCGGAAAGCCTTCCCAAATATTGATATTTTAATATTGGGTTATACCCCTGCATCATTCGCGACTTTAGCAGCAAATGAAAATATTACTTTAACTGTTTTTTCATTTGATTGGGTGCAGCAAGTAAGAGAGTTAACGCTTTCTCATCCTTTAAAGTTACATATTAAAATTGATACAGGAATGGGTAGAATAGGTGTCACTCGAATTGAAGATCTTCAGAACCTTTATAACGCCATAGTTTCATCTGAAAAGTTACTTGTGGATGGAATTTTCACACATTTTGCTACTGCAGATGAAGAGGATGTTGCTTATTTTAATCATCAAGTTGCTAAATTTGAAGAGTTTATAAGTTCTTTACCTGAAAAACCACGCCTTGTTCATGCTGCCAATACCGCGACAATGCTTACAAAAGATCAAGCTCTTCAATATGATGCGGTAAGGTTTGGAATTTCAATGTATGGATTAGCACCCTCTGCCTATGTAAAAACAAAATTGCCGTTTCCATTACAACCCGCTTTCTCATTAGAAACTGAACTTATTGAAGTAAAAAAAGTCCAAGCTGGTCAATCGATTGGCTATGGAGCAACCTTTACAGCATCGGAACCGTCGTACATTGGGACAATTCCCATTGGATATGCGGACGGGTTAATTCGTAAATATAGTGGTCAACATGTATTAATAGATGGCGTACGTGTACCAATCATCGGAAGAATTTGTATGGATCAATGTATGTTATTATTACCAACTGCATATAATATAGGTAAAAAAGTAACTTTAATTGGAGAACAAGAAGACGAAGAAATTACAATTGATGAATGGGCATTAAAAGGAGATACAATTAACTACGAAGTTCCTTGTATCATTACTTCGAGAGTGCCTAGAATCTACTACAAAAAATAG
- a CDS encoding outer membrane lipoprotein carrier protein LolA has translation MRHKLTLFFVMLLGVLMLAACGEDSQEDVLQNLNDKWNDVKGYELDATMEIKTGTEPRVYDVNVWHTEPEFYRVKVTQQGEDVTQMIIRNDEGVFVVTPSLRKTYKFQSEWPKQNSQAYLIGALAEDLLADDKVTMEEDEKNYIFTAATRNNHKSIMPTQKIVVDKKTMLPTSVSVVNEAQEEQMVITFKNIDLGMQHKESEYAVENFSESKEEETASASAQIPTEFQTYYPELNWENTKLVDEKIVTENGTERAILTFEGEKSFTLVQQPVEYGESATLPVYAPGDPADLGFTIGAITEKSISWERDGVSFFIASNNLTQEEMVQVAASVTTGGLK, from the coding sequence TTGCGACACAAATTAACCTTATTTTTTGTCATGTTGTTAGGAGTACTAATGCTTGCAGCTTGTGGGGAGGATTCACAGGAGGATGTTCTACAAAATCTTAACGATAAGTGGAACGATGTAAAAGGTTATGAACTAGATGCCACAATGGAAATTAAAACAGGTACTGAACCAAGAGTTTATGATGTAAACGTATGGCATACTGAACCAGAATTTTACCGTGTGAAAGTAACTCAGCAAGGTGAAGACGTAACACAAATGATTATCCGTAATGATGAAGGGGTATTTGTAGTAACACCTTCGCTTAGAAAGACGTACAAGTTCCAAAGTGAGTGGCCAAAACAAAATAGCCAAGCCTACCTAATTGGTGCTTTAGCGGAAGACTTGTTAGCTGATGATAAGGTGACGATGGAGGAAGATGAGAAGAATTACATCTTCACAGCAGCGACTCGAAATAATCATAAGAGTATTATGCCGACGCAAAAAATTGTAGTGGACAAGAAAACGATGCTACCAACTTCTGTTTCGGTAGTAAATGAAGCGCAAGAAGAACAAATGGTGATTACATTTAAAAATATCGATCTAGGAATGCAGCATAAAGAAAGTGAATATGCAGTAGAGAACTTCTCTGAGTCTAAAGAAGAAGAGACAGCTAGTGCGAGTGCACAAATACCAACTGAGTTCCAAACATATTATCCGGAATTGAATTGGGAAAATACGAAATTAGTAGATGAAAAAATTGTCACGGAAAATGGAACAGAACGTGCGATTCTAACATTCGAAGGTGAGAAATCCTTTACCCTGGTTCAACAACCTGTGGAATATGGAGAGTCAGCTACACTACCAGTTTACGCTCCTGGTGATCCGGCAGATTTAGGATTTACTATCGGGGCAATTACCGAAAAATCAATTAGCTGGGAACGCGATGGCGTGTCATTCTTCATTGCATCAAATAATTTAACGCAAGAAGAAATGGTACAAGTTGCGGCTTCGGTAACAACTGGTGGATTAAAATAA
- the acpS gene encoding holo-ACP synthase → MIKGIGLDIAEIPRIQKAMDRSEKFQQRILSERELNIFYQLSELRKVEFLAGRFAAKEAFSKANGTGIGKGCEFRQIEVLKDDLGKPTLFFNGELVSGHVSITHTKEYAAAQVILMQS, encoded by the coding sequence ATGATAAAAGGAATTGGACTAGATATAGCAGAAATCCCAAGAATACAGAAAGCTATGGATCGTTCAGAAAAATTTCAGCAACGAATTCTATCTGAACGGGAATTGAATATATTTTACCAACTATCTGAACTAAGAAAAGTTGAATTTTTAGCGGGGAGGTTTGCAGCAAAGGAGGCATTTTCTAAAGCAAATGGTACTGGGATAGGTAAGGGTTGTGAGTTTCGTCAGATTGAAGTATTGAAAGATGATTTAGGAAAACCAACTTTATTTTTCAACGGAGAATTAGTGAGTGGACATGTCAGCATCACACATACAAAAGAGTATGCAGCGGCGCAAGTGATACTAATGCAATCTTAA
- a CDS encoding rhomboid family intramembrane serine protease — MFIRRENFKQFLKLYPVVSTIIAINFIVYIITMVPNFGDEVFYTGMSVNSLIGDGQWWRIITSMFLHAGFMHVLFNMFSLFLFGPELEKIAGKMRFLTIYFLAGIFGNMATFVLQDGMYASVGASGAIYGIFGAFAALVYYTRRTMPQLKQVIMPLIIISVIITFISPNINVTGHIGGLITGFLLGLSYFSPKNIIRWRQK, encoded by the coding sequence ATGTTTATTCGTAGAGAAAATTTTAAACAATTTTTAAAGCTATATCCTGTTGTATCAACAATTATCGCCATAAATTTTATCGTCTATATTATAACAATGGTTCCGAATTTTGGTGATGAAGTTTTTTATACAGGAATGAGTGTGAATTCTTTAATTGGCGATGGACAATGGTGGCGTATTATCACGTCGATGTTTCTTCACGCTGGCTTCATGCATGTGTTATTTAATATGTTCTCGTTATTCTTATTTGGTCCAGAGCTAGAGAAAATTGCTGGAAAAATGCGATTTTTAACGATTTATTTTTTAGCTGGCATTTTTGGTAATATGGCTACATTTGTATTACAGGATGGGATGTATGCATCAGTTGGTGCTAGCGGTGCTATATATGGTATTTTTGGTGCCTTTGCAGCGCTTGTCTACTATACACGTCGTACTATGCCGCAGCTAAAGCAGGTGATCATGCCCCTTATTATTATTAGTGTGATTATTACGTTTATATCACCTAATATCAATGTTACAGGACATATTGGTGGATTGATTACCGGTTTCTTATTAGGATTATCCTATTTTTCACCAAAGAATATCATTCGTTGGAGACAAAAATAA
- a CDS encoding PH domain-containing protein, producing MMSEGRFKLHPVSAVVDFVKGLKELILPFLILFFANGFNVTFNPGDGSFWSSLIPIGIFILIIIVRLINGIIKWWTYVYWFEEKELRVEYGLLVKKKRYIPFDRIQSFNYKEGIFHRIFGLVQVMVETAGSTNGKPEVILTAITKDAANKIERITQQTKEEKIEENELQDETAVLVEKTNPATRVIHKMTTKDLFVLATTSSSMGVVIAGVAAVLSQFAEFIPFEWIFEEVSDFIRFGFVIVALAVFASFLFTWIIAVIITFINYYDFKVIEENDRLTITRGLLEKKKVTIPLNRIQAIKIVENPLRQLFGFAAVAVESASGGFGGEEKKITIFPLIKKNRLYEPLQDLFPDFEWQQTLTKPPKKAKPFFYRIDFMWLLPVIGLCTYFWFPYGMLSVLIVIPVLLLGLWQFKTTGFAINGNQLTLCYRILSRVTFIVEKKRIQALESRQTYFQKRREISSVEVTVMSGLTGAKAKAPNLENGDVEEVMSWFEKTST from the coding sequence ATGATGTCTGAGGGACGTTTTAAATTACATCCAGTTTCAGCGGTAGTTGATTTTGTAAAAGGGTTAAAGGAATTAATATTGCCCTTTTTAATACTCTTCTTTGCAAACGGTTTTAATGTAACCTTTAACCCGGGGGATGGAAGCTTTTGGTCTAGCCTCATTCCTATAGGAATCTTTATACTGATTATAATAGTGCGTTTAATAAATGGAATTATTAAATGGTGGACGTATGTGTATTGGTTTGAGGAAAAGGAGTTAAGGGTGGAGTATGGTCTTTTGGTCAAGAAAAAACGCTATATTCCCTTTGACCGAATTCAAAGCTTTAATTATAAAGAAGGCATTTTTCATCGAATATTTGGGCTAGTCCAAGTAATGGTTGAAACAGCAGGTAGTACAAACGGGAAGCCAGAAGTAATCCTGACGGCCATAACAAAAGATGCTGCGAACAAGATTGAACGTATTACTCAACAAACAAAAGAAGAAAAAATCGAGGAAAATGAGCTGCAGGATGAGACGGCAGTTTTAGTTGAGAAGACGAATCCAGCTACAAGAGTGATTCATAAAATGACTACTAAAGATCTATTCGTCTTAGCGACTACTTCTAGTAGCATGGGAGTTGTGATTGCCGGAGTTGCGGCGGTTTTATCTCAATTTGCAGAGTTTATACCTTTTGAGTGGATATTCGAAGAGGTTTCGGACTTTATTCGATTTGGATTTGTCATCGTAGCACTTGCTGTTTTTGCATCCTTTTTGTTCACATGGATAATTGCCGTTATAATAACGTTTATAAATTACTACGATTTTAAGGTCATTGAGGAAAATGATCGCTTAACCATTACAAGAGGCTTACTGGAAAAGAAGAAAGTAACGATTCCTTTAAATCGAATTCAAGCAATCAAAATTGTTGAAAATCCATTAAGGCAGCTATTTGGCTTTGCAGCTGTGGCTGTTGAAAGTGCAAGTGGTGGATTTGGTGGAGAGGAAAAGAAAATTACGATTTTTCCACTTATAAAGAAAAATCGCTTATATGAACCACTTCAAGATTTATTTCCTGATTTTGAATGGCAGCAAACTTTGACGAAACCTCCTAAAAAAGCAAAGCCTTTCTTTTATCGAATCGACTTTATGTGGCTCTTACCGGTAATTGGGCTTTGTACATACTTTTGGTTCCCTTACGGAATGTTGTCAGTGCTAATTGTTATACCAGTACTTTTGCTTGGATTGTGGCAATTTAAAACGACAGGGTTTGCCATCAATGGTAACCAATTAACACTATGTTATCGAATTCTTAGTCGTGTAACATTTATTGTGGAGAAAAAAAGAATTCAAGCACTCGAAAGCAGGCAGACATATTTTCAGAAGAGAAGAGAGATCAGCTCTGTCGAGGTAACTGTTATGTCGGGACTTACAGGTGCCAAAGCGAAAGCGCCAAATCTTGAAAACGGGGATGTCGAAGAAGTGATGAGCTGGTTTGAAAAAACAAGCACTTAA